The Rhodococcus antarcticus DNA segment TGTTCGGCACCGACGAGCAGAAGGCACGCTGGCTCACCCCGCTGCAGGAGGGCACCCTGCGCTCGGCGTTCGCGATGACCGAGCCCGAGGTGGCCAGCTCGGACGCCCGCAACATCCAGACGTCGATCGTGCGCGACGGCGACGACTACGTCATCAACGGTCGCAAGTGGTGGATCACCGGCACGGCCGACGAGCGGTGCGGGATCTTCATCGTCATGGGCAAGACCGACCCGGACGCCCCCGGGGCCCGCCAGCAGTCGATGGTGCTGGTGCCTCGGGACGCCCCGGGCCTGGAGATCGTGCGCAACCTGCCGATCTTCGGCTACCAGGACCAGCACGGGCACTCCGAGCTGACGTTCACCGACGTGCGCGTGCCGGTGACCAACCTGCTGGCGCAGGAGGGTGACGGGTTCCGGATCGCCCAGGCGCGGCTGGGCCCGGGCCGGGTGCACCACGCCATGCGGGCGATCGGGATGGCCGAGCGGGCGCTGGCGCTGATGGTGGCGCGCTCCAAGGACCGGGTGGCCTTCGGCAAGCCGCTGGCCGAGCAGGGCGTGGTGCAGGCGCTGGTGGCCGACTCCCGCGTGGAGATCGACCAGGTGCGGCTGTACGTGCAGAAGACGGCGTGGCTGATCGACGCCCACGGGGCGAACGGGGCGCGCAGCGAGATCGCGGGCATCAAGGTCGCCGCACCCAAGGTGGCGTGCGCGGTGATCGACCGGGCCATCGAGGTGTTCGGCGGCATGGGCGTCAGCGACGACACGCCCCTGGCCTACTTCTCCGCCTGGGCCCGGGTGCTGCGCATCGTGGACGGTCCGGACGCGGTGCACCGTCGCTCGATCGCCCGCGAGGAGATGGGCCGGGAGCGGCCCTACGTCGGCTGAGCGGCCTCAGGCCGGCGGTGCGAACAGCTCCAGCGCGGTGCCGTCGGGATCGGTGAAGGACACCCCGCTGCCGTAGTGGGCGTCGACGATCCCGCCGTGGGCGACACCGAGCTCGTCGAGCCGGGCGGCCCAGGCCTCGAGCTCCGCCCGGTCGGTGCAGCCGAAGGCCAGGTGGTCCAGTCCGGCTCGGCGGGCGTCGAAACCGCCGGTGACGGCACCGCCCGGGTGGGTGTGCAGGCCGAAGAGCTGGCCCGACGGCAGCGCGAAGACCGTGTGGTGGAAGCCCCCGGTGGTCTCGTCCTCGTCGAGCACGGGCTCTGAGCCGAACAGCGCGGTGTACCAGGCGGTGCTGGCGGCGAGGTCGGTGACGGTCACGGCGGCGTGGGACAGCGGGGGGAACGCGGGCACGGGAGCTCCTTCGTCGGGGGGTCCCCCCTGTCTACCCAGCCCAGCGGTGCGCGTCACCTGGTCGACCGGACAGGTCCGCCCCGCCCCGTCGTCGGGCCGCGGCCCGCCGCCCAGCCCACCGCCGCGTGCAGCGCCGCAGCCGCGCCGTCGGACGCCGCGTCCGCCACCACCAGGTGGGCCAGCGCCAGCAGCGGCGCCGGTGAGCCCGCCATGGCCACGGCGGTACCGGCCGCAGCCAGCATCGTCAGGTCGTTCATGCCGTCCCCGACCGCGAGCACGTCCGCCGCGGCCACCCCCAGCCCGGTCGCGACGGCAGCCACCGCCACCCCCTTGCCCACCCCGGGGGCGGTCACGTTGACGAAGAGCTCACCGGGGAACATCGGCGACGTCGACGCCTCCGCGGCCAGCCCCAGGGCCGCCGCACCGGTCAGCACGTGGTCCAGCTCGTCGTCCTCGTGCACCGTCACCGTCGCCTTGAGCACCTCGTCGACGTCCAGGTCGAGCTCGTCGACGAGCCCGTCGGGCGGGCCGCTGACGATCTCCCAGGCGCGGTGCGCGGCCGGGCGGCGGTCGGTGACGAGGAACCGCGTGCCGGTGTAGAGCTCGCCGTACAGGTCGCGCTGGGCGAGCAGCGCGGCGAGGTCGGAGGCCGCCCCGCTCGGCAGCGGCCAGCTGTGCAGCGCGCGCCCCTCGTGCACCACCTGGGCCCCGTTGTGGACCACCGCGGGCACGGTCAGGCGGAGCTGGGCCTGCAGCGCGCGCAGCCCCTGGGGCAGCCGCCCCGTCGCGATCCCCACGTGCAGCCCGGCCCGTCGGGCCGCCGCCACGGCCGCGGCGACGGGCGGGGATGCGGTGGTGCCGCTGGCCACCAGGGTGCCGTCGACGTCGCAGACCACGTACCGGGGGACCCGGGCGGTCCAGTCGTCGAAGCGTGGTCCACGGGTGACACCGGTCGGCAGGGAGGCAGGCACGGGTGTGATCCCACCACCGGGTTCAACGCGCGGCGAGGGCCGGGGCACGAGACCCTGGGTCCATGAGAGTCCTGGTCGCCGGCGCATCCGGCTTCGTCGGTCGACGGCTGTGTCCCGCCCTGGAGGACGCCGGGCACGAGGTGCGGGCGATGACCCGCAAGCCCGGGACGTACACGGGCACGGGTACGGCGGTGCGCGGTGACGTGCACGAGGAGGACACCCTCGACGCCGCGCTGGAGGGCTGCGAGGCCGCGTACTACCTGGTGCACTCCCTGGACGACCCGAACTTCGAGAAGCGCGACGCCGACGCCGCGCGCACCTTCGCCCGCGCTGCCAAGGACGCCGGCGTGCAGCGGATCGTCTACCTCGGCGGCCTGGGCGACGACGCCGACGACCTGTCGGCCCACCTGCGCAGCCGCCGCGAGGTGGAGGACCTGCTGGGCTCCGCGGGCGTCCCCGTCACCACGCTGCGGGCCGGGATCATCGTCGGCCACGGCGGGATCTCCTGGGAGATGACCCGCCAGCTCGTCGAGCACCTGCCCGCCATGATCACCCCGCGCTGGGTGCGGACCCGGACGCAGCCGATCGCCGTGGCCGACGTCGTGCGCTACCTCGTCGGCGTGCTCGAGGTGCCGGAGGCCGCGGACCGCGCCTTCGACATCGGCGGGCCGGACGTGCTGCAGTACGTGGAGATGATGCGCCGGGTCGCGACCATCGAGGGACGCACGATGCTCGTGGTCCCGGTGCCGCTGCTGACCCCGCAGCTCTCCTCGCGCTGGCTCTCCTTCGTCACCGACGTGGACGTGCAGACCGGGCGCTCGCTCATCGACTCCATGAGCAACGAGGTGGTGGTGCGCGACGACAGCATCCGCGCCCTGGTGCCCTTCGAGCCGATGGACTACGACGACGCCGTGCTCGCCGCCCTCGGCGAGCGGGCGAAGGCGGCCCGGGCGTGAAGCCGTTCGACCGCGGGCGGGCCCGGCTGCTGGCCACGGTCCCGTCGTGGCTGGTGGAGAAGGTGCCGCGCGACCACCGGGAGAGTGACGCGGCCTTTCACCACCGGCGTCGGGTGGTGGCCGGGGTGTCCGTGCTGGGGGCCGGGCTGCTCGGCCGGTCGCTGTCCACCAGGCCCGGGTCGAGGACGTTCTACGCGCTCACCTCCGCGGTGGCCGGGACCTGGGTGGCCGGCGGGCTCGCCTCGGGCCCGCTGCACCTGGGGTGGATGCAGCGGCCGAACCACCAGCTGAGCCGGCCGGTGGCGCTGCCGGTGCTCACCGGTGCGGCCGCGTTCGGCGTGTTCTACGGGTGCGCGCTGGTCGCGCGCGAGGTGCCCGTGCTCAACCGGGCCATCGCCTCGATCCTGCAGTACGCCCGCGCGGGCTCGCCCCGGCTGGTGCTGGCCACGACACTGGCCAACGGGGCGGCCGAGGAGGTGTTCTTCCGGGGGGCGCTCTACGCGGCCGTGGGCGTGGACCGGCCGGTGCTGAAGTCCACCGCGGTCTACGCGCTGGCCACGACCGCGACCCGAAACCCGGCCCTGGTGCTGGCGGCCACCGTGATGGGCGCCCTGTTCGGCGTGCAGCGGCAGGTCACCGGCGGCATCCAGGCGCCCCTGCTGACCCACCTGACGTGGTCCACCCTGATGCTGCGGTACCTGCCGCCGCTGTTCGCCGATCCCACCGACGCAGGCCCCACCGCCGCCGGCTGACCCGCCGCTCAGCGCCAAGTGCGGGCTTCTAGCGGTCATTGAGCGCGGAATGGCAGCCACAAGCCCGCACTTGGCGGGTCTTGGGGGGGCGTCAGCCGTCGGCGGTGCTCCGGCGCAGCACCAGCAGCAGCACCACCAGGGCGAGGGCCTCCCCGCCGAGCATCACCGAGCCCATCGCCAGGCTGTCGTTGCCCAGCAGCCCCACCACGGGCGAGACGAGCGCCCCGAAGCCGAACTGCACCGCCCCGAGCAGCGCGGCAGCGGTTCCGGCCGCCTCCCCGTGCCGGGACAGCGCCAGCGCCGGAGCGTTCGGCAGCACCAGCCCCACCGTGCCCAGCAGCAGCCACAGCGGCACGAGCAGCCCCGGCAGCCCGCCGGACCCGGTGGCCGCGACCACGACGAGCACCACCCCGACCACCACGCCACCGACGAGCGCACCCACCGTGATCTGCTCCGGCGTGCGGCGGTCCAGCAGTCGCACGTTGAGCTGCGAGGCCCCGATCAGCGCCACCGCCCCCGCGGCGAACACGAAGGCGAACTGCTGCTCGTCCAGGGCGTACTCCTCCTGGAAGACGAACGAGCTCCCGGCCACGTAGGCGAACAGCGCGGACATCGCGAGCCCGGCGACCCCGACCAGCGCCACGAACTGGCGGTCCCGCAGCAGCGCCGCGTAGGTGCGCAGGGCCGGAGCGAGACCACCGCTGCGCCGGGCCGCGGGCGGCAGGGTCTCCGGCAGCAGCACAGCCCCCACGACGAGCAGCGCCACGCCGACCACCGCCAGCGCACCGAACACCCCGCGCCAGGACACCGTGGTCAGCAGGATCCCGCCCAGGGTGGGGGCCAGCACCGGAGCCACCCCCATCACGAGCATGAGCCGGGAGAGCACGGTGGCTGCGGCCCGGCCGTGGAACAGGTCGCGCACCACGGCCATGGCCACGACCGCGGCGGCCGCGGCGCCGGCACCCTGCAGCACCCGGAGCCCCCCGAGCACGGCCACGTCCGGCGCGGCGATGCAGGCCAGCGAGGCCAGCACGTGCAGCGCCGTCCCCACGAGCAGCGGACGCTTGCGCCCGAGGACGTCCGACAGCGGACCGATGACGAGCTGGCCGACGGCGAGCCCGAACAGCGTCCCGGTGAGGGTGAGCTGCGCCGTGGCCGAGGACGTGCCGAGATCGGCTGCGATGGTCGGCAGCGCCGGCAGGTACATGTCGATGGTCAGCGGGCCCAGGGCCACCAGCGAGCCGAGCACGAGGACCCAGCGCAGCAGGGCGCGACCCTCCGGCTGGACGGCGACGGCAGCGGTGGGTCGGAGCGGGGTGGTGACGGGGACGATCGTCGACTCGGCGGTCACGGCTCTCCTGGATCGGGAGGGCCCGACGGCGGTGTCGGGGCCTGCGGCGTACCCAGGCGCTAGCGCGCGCCGCGTCCGTCCTGTTCCCGGACGCTCAGCTCGAGTAGTCGCGGAAGGTCATCACGAAGCCGACCAGGGCCGCGGGAACCGACACGACGTAGACCACGACCCGCAGCCACGCCGGGCCGTCGACGGTGGCCACGGTCGAGCCGACCATCGCGGCGACGATGAGCAGCACGCCGTAGAACGGGGTGCGCATCGGGTGATCACCGCGGGCCACGCCCCGAGTGTGCACGTCCGCCCGGACCCGCTGGGCGCGACGAGCACCGCCCTGGTCCACTGGACGGGTGCGCACACTGGTGACGGGCTCGACGGGGTACGTGGGTTCGCGGCTGGTGGCGGCGCTGCTGGGGGCGGGTCACGAGGTGCTGGCCACGGCGAGGCGTCCGGAACGGCTGACCGACTTCGACTTCGCCGGCTCCGCCACCTGCACGGACCTGGACGTGGACGACGCCGCGTCGTGCGCCCGCGCGCTGTCCGAGCACGGTCGGGTGGACGTGGCCTACTACCTGGTGCACGCCATCGGCGAGGACGGCTACGCCCGCACCGACGCCGACCGGGCCCGCAGGTTCGCCGGCGCCGCCCGCGCCGCGGGGGTCGGCCGCGTGGTCTACCTCGGCGGTCTGGTGCCCCCGGGCGAGGAGCTCTCCGAGCACCTGCGCAGCCGGGCCGAGGTGGGGGAGGTTCTCACCGAGCACGGTCCGGACCTGGTGTGGCTGCGCGCCGCGGTGGTGCTGGGGGCGGGCTCGGCGTCCTACGAGATCACCCGGTACATGGGCGACTGGCTGCCGGTGGTGCCGCTGCCCCCGTGGATGGACACCCTGGTCCAGCCCGTGGCCGTCGACGACGTGCTCCGCTACCTCCTGGCCGCCGTGGATCTGCCCCCCGGCTCCTACGACCTCGGCGGACCCGAGCGGCTGCCCTACGCGGAGCTGGTGCGCCGCTACGTCCGCACCGCCGGGCTGCGCCGGGTGATGCTGCCCACCCCGCCGGTGCCCACGCGGCTCGCGTCCTGGGTGGTGGCCCGGCTGACCCCGCTGCCGCCGGACATGGTGGCCGACCTGGTGCTCAGCCTCACCAACACCATGGTCGCCGACACCGGGGCGATCACCACGCTCGTGCCCGGGGAGCTCACCGGGATCGACGACGCCCTGGCCCGGGCCCGGGTGGGCTCGCACGCGCCGCGCAACCGGCTGCCCGGGGTGTGCGCGGCGCCCGACCCGCTGCAGCTGTGCCGCACGGACGCGCCCTGGTCCCACCGCCGCTGACCCGGTCCGCGGCCCGAGGTGCTCCGCGGGCGATGTCGCGCGGGGCTCAGGTGCGCAGCAGGGGGATGTCCAGCTCGGCCGGGGTGAGCGCCCCGTGGTGACCGACCAGCGCCGCCTCCCGCGGGTGCTTGGTCGCCGAGACCACGGCCAGGTCGTCCAGGGCGATCGCCAGCACGTCCCCGATCCGGGAGCGTGCCGCGGCCGTGACGCTCGGGCCGAACAGTCCCGCCCCCACCGCGTCGTCGCCGGTGCCCACCCACGCACGGGCGCCCAGCACACCCCGCCAGGTGTCGACCACGTCCCGGTCCGCCCCGCCCCGCACCCGCAGGTGCCGCACCCTGGGCTCGCCGGCCACGGCCAGCACCCCGTCGAGCAGACCGGGCGTCGTGTCGAGGTCCACCTTCGACTCCTCGGCGACCCGGACCATCCCGTGGTCGGCGGTGACGAGCAGGGTGGCCTCGGGAGGCAGGATCTCCGCCAGCCGCCGGGCCAGTCCGTCGACCAGGCGCAGCTGCTCGCACCAGGCCTCGCTGCCGGGACCGCGCACGTGGCCCACGGTGTCGAGCTCGCTGGTGTAGCAGTAGACGAGGCTGCGGTCGCCCCGGCGCACGGCCTCGCCCGCCTGGGCCAGGACGTCCCCGCCGCCCACCGCACCGGGGAACTCCGCCCCGCGCAGGACGGCCCGGGTGAGCCCGCTGCCGAGGAAGGCCGCGGGGGCGCACTGGGTCACGGCGATGCCGTCGGCCGCCGCCCGCTCGAAGATGGTGGTCGCGGGCTGCACGTCCTCGGGCGGCAGCTCGCGGCGCAGGTCGCGACCCGCCACGGACACGCCGTCCGGATCCCGCCCGCCCACCGTCGACCAGGCCAGCCAGCCCACCACCGCGTCGGCCTCGGGCAGCCAGGAGGTGTAGCCGGGCAGTCCGTGCTGGCCGGGGGTCAGGCCGGTCCCCCAGGAGGAGATGGAGGTGACCGTGGTGGTCGGGAAGCACGCGGTGAGCGGGGCCCCCGCCAGCGACGAGAGGAACGGGGCCAGCTCGGAGTGCTCGCGGAGCTGCTCGGACCCCATGCCGTCCACCAGCAGCACCACGACCCGGCGGAGATCGTGCAGCCCGAGGCCGGCACGCTCCCCCGGCACGCCGAGCCCGGCGAGCACGGCGGGCCCGAGATCGGCCAGGCTGTGCGAGCCGTACGCGGGGCACGGCAGGTCCAGCGGACGGGGAGTCACCGTCGTCACCCTGCCGGGACCTGCGGCCGCGCGCCAGGGGGCCCCGTCACCGCCACGCGAACACCGGCTGCTCGAGGTGTGCCACCCGGGTGGACCGCCCGTGCAGCGCCACCTCGCAGAACTGGTGGACGACGGCCGCGGTGGGGGCGTGCAGCATGCCGCCGAGCAGCGGCAGCTGGATCACCGGCGACTCCGACTCCGGGATGGTGAGCATCCGCGGCGGGACGTCGAGGTCGGCGACGGGCACCACGTGCACCCCGGCCACCTCGGCCTCCTGGGCGGCGAACACCCCGTCGGTCACCCCGCCCCACACCACCACCGGGCTCATCACGTACCCCGAGCGGGTGGGGTAGTCGTCGAGCAGCCCGAGCACCGACTCCGGCCCCAGCCGCACCCCGGTCTCCTCCTCGAGCTCGCGCAGCGCGGCCTGCGGCGCGGTCTCCCCCGGCTCGCGCCGCCCGCCCGGCAGCGCCCACTGTCCGGCGTGCGCCCGCATCCGGGGAGCGCGGCGGGTGATGAGCACGCTGGGTACGTCCGCGGCGATCAGGACGCACACGGCCACGCTGGCGGGACGCCGCCCGTCCAGCTCGACGGGCACGGGGCGGAACGCGGCGAGGTGCTCGGCCATCGTGCTGCGCATCGCTGCGCCGGGAACGGTCACCACCCCATCCTGCGCCTCGGCTCAGCCCCGGGCGGGCTGCTTCACGTTCTGCAGCCGCACCTGCCCGCGGGCCAGGGTGCGGCCCTGGTCGTCGGTCACGGTCACCAGCCACAGCTGCTGCACCCGTCCCTGCTGCAGCGGCTGCGCCACGACCTCGGCCCGCCCGCCCGTGGTGGCCCGCAGGAAGTCGGTGCTGTTGTTCACGCCCACCGCGAACTGGCCGTTCTCCGCCACGGCCAGGCTCGCACCGATGCTGGCCGCCGACTCCACCGCGGTCGTGTAGATCCCGCCGTGGACCACGCCCCACGGGGTGTGGTGCTCCGGGCCCAGGTCGAGGTGCCCGGTCACCCGGGTGCCGCTGACCTCGTCGAGCCGCAGGCCCGCCGCGGCCAGGAACGGGCTGGCGGCGTCGAGGGAGAGATCGGGCAGCGCGGGGTGGGTCACAGGTCCTCCTGGGGTCGGCCGCTGAGCGAGTACGAGTATCGGACCGACCCTAGCCCCTAGGCCGCAGGGCATACCTGCCCCGTCAAGGTGTGGCCCCGGGGCTGATGCCGGGCCGCCGGCGCCCTCCTAGCGTCGTGGGGGCAGGAGTTCCGGGAACGGCACGCGAGGAGCAGCAGATGATCGAGGTTGAGAACCTCAGCAAGCGCTACGGCGACAAGCTGGCGGTGGACGGGCTGGACTTCACCGTCCAGCCGGGCATCGTCACCGGCTTCCTGGGGCCCAACGGCGCCGGCAAGTCGACCACCATGCGGATGATCGCCGGGCTCGACGAGCCCACCAGCGGGCGCGTCCGGCTCAACGGGCAGGACTACCGCGCCAGCGCCGCCCCCATGGCCGAGCTGGGCATCCTGCTCGAGGCCCAGGCCGTGCACACCGGGCGCTCGGCCCGCAACCACCTCCTCGCCCTGGCCCAGACCAACGGCATCGGCGCCCGCCGGGTGGACGAGGTGCTGGACATGGTCGGCCTGCGCGAGGTCGGCGCCAAGCGGGTGGGTGGCTTCTCCCTCGGCATGGGCCAGCGGCTCGGTGTCGCCTCCGCCCTGCTCGGCGACCCGCGGGTCGTGGTGCTCGACGAGCCGGTCAACGGGCTCGACCCGGAGGGCGTGCTGTGGATCCGCACCCTGCTGCGGGCGCTGGCCGACGAGGGCCGCACCGTGTTCGTGTCGTCGCACCTCATGAGCGAGATGGCCCAGACCGCCGCGCGGCTCGTCGTCGTCGGCCGCGGCCGGCTCATCGCCGACACCACGGTGGACGAGTTCGTCGCCCGGGCGTCCGGGGGCGCGGTCACCGTGCGCACCCCCGAGGCCGCGACGCTCCGCGAGCTGTTGCTCGGACCGGACGTCACCGTCACCAGCGAGGTCTCCGACGTCCTGCTGGTGCACGGCCTCACCGCCGAGCAGATCGGCACTGCGGCGTGGCAGGCCCACCTGCCCGTCTTCGAGCTCTCCGCGCAGCAGGCCTCCCTGGAGGAGGCGTTCATGCAGCTCACCCAGGACGCGGTCGAGTACCGCTCCAGCGACGAGAAGAAGGTGGCGGCATGAGCAACGGGACGATCACCAGCCCCCCGACCGGAACCGCCGCGCGCACCGCCGGCTCGCTCAAGGTCACCCAGACCCGGGTGCTGCGCTCGGAGTGGACGAAGTTCCGCTCGCTGCGCTCCACCATCATCACCCTGCTGGTCGCCGTGGTGCTCACCATCGGGCTCGGGGCACTGTTCTCCGCCGTCACCGCCAGCCAGTTCGGCAAGTTCCGCCCCGCGGAGCAGGCGAGCTTCAACGCCGTCGCCACGAGCCTGGGGGGCATCACGTTCTCCCAGCTCGCCGTGGGCGTGCTCGGGGTCCTGCTGGTGACCGGCGAGTACAGCACCGGGATGATCCGGGCCTCGCTGACTGCGGTGCCGCGCCGGCTGCCCGTGCTGTGGGCCAAGCTCGCCGTGTTCGCCGCCGTGGTCCTCGTGGTCTCGCTCGTCGCGAGCTTCGTCTCGTTCTACCTGGGGCAGAGCCTGCTCAGCAGCAAGGGCCTCGACGCCTCGATCTCCGACCCGGGCTCCCTGCGCTCGGTCATCGGGTCCGCCCTGTACGTCACCGTGGCCGGGATGATCGGGGTCGCGCTGGGCACCCTGCTGCGCAACACCGCCGCCGGCATCTCCACCTTCGTCGGGCTGTTCTTCGTGGTGCCGCCGTTGACGATGCTGCTGCCGTCCTCGTGGACCTCGAGCTTCGTGCAGTACCTGCCCTCCAACGCGGGAGGTGCGCTGTTCGGCGACGTGCGGGGCGTCGCGAACCCGCTGTCACCGTGGACCGGTTTCGCCGTGCTCTGCGTGTGGGCCGTGGTGCTCGTCGGGGGCGCGGCGTACCGGATGCGCAAGGCCGACGCCTGACCGGTGAGACTGCACCCGTGAGCCCGGTCGTCGAGCACCCACCTGCGCACCTGCTGCGCCGGTGGGTGCTCGACGTCTCGGTGACCCTGGCGGTGGGGGCGCTCTCGCTGCCGCCGCTGTTCCGCGACGGACGAGCTCCCTCCACGGCCGCCCTGGTGCTGCTGGTGGTGCTCACCGTGCCGGTGGTGCTGCGGCGCCGGTACCCGGTGGCCGTGTTCGGGGTGACGCTGGTCGCCACCGTCGTCGGGACCGTCGCGGTGGACCAGCAGCTCGCGGGCCTGGCCGTCCTCGTCGCGCTGTACACCGTAGCCGCGCAACGGCCCCGGCGCGCCGCGCTGACGTGCGCCGCGCTGCTCGAAGCGGCAGCCGTCGTCGCTGCGCTGACCCCGTCCGAGCTCGACTGGTGGTTCGCGCTGCTGACGCTGTCCGGGCTGGTGGCCGCCGCGCTGGGACTGGGCCTGTTCACGGCCACCCGCCGCGCCTACCTCGCCGAGCTCCGCGACCGCGCCACCCGGCTCGAGCGTGAGCGCGACCAGCAGGGCGAGCTGGCGGCGGCCGCCGAGCGCAGCCGCATCGCCCGGGAGATCCACGACATCGTGGCCCACCACCTCACGGTCATCGTGGCGCTCAGCGACGGGGCCGTGGCCGCCTCGGCCGCCTCGCCCGCCCGGGCCGCCGAGGTCATGCGCACCGTCTCGGCCACCGGGCGCGAGGCGCTGACCGACACCCGGCGCCTGCTCGGAGTGCTCCGGGACGACAGCGCGGCCGCCGAAGACGGGGCCCAGGACACCGGCCACCGCCCGCACCGGCCCGCCCCCGACCTGCACGAGCTCGACGCCCTGGTCCATCGGGTCCGCGAGGCCGGGCTGCCCGTGGTGCACGAGGTGCAGGGCTCCGCCGGCCCCCTTGCCCCCGGCCTGCAGCTCACCGCCTACCGGGTGGTGCAGGAGGCGCTGACCAACTCCCTCAAGCACGCGGGCGCCGGGGCCAGCGCCACCGTGCGGCTGCGGCACACCCCGGACGAGCTGGCCGTGGAGGTCAGCGACGACGGGGCCGGCCGGCGGGGCGCACCGGTCGGGTCGGGCCGCGGGCTGGTGGGCATGCGGGAGCGGGTGGCCGCCTTCGGCGGCGAGGTGGAGGCCGGACCGCGCCCCGGGGGAGGGTGGGTGGTCACGGCACGGCTGCGGCCCGACGGTGCAGCGGTCCACCCGGTGGAGGTCGCGCGGTGATCCGGGTGCTGCTGGTCGACGACCAGTCCCTGCTGCGGCTCGGCTTCCGGCTGATCCTGGAGGCCGAGGGCGACATCGAGGTGGTGGGCGAGGCCGCCGACGGCGCGACCGGCGTGGCCATGACCGCCGCGACGAGCCCGGACGTGGTGCTCATGGACGTCCGGATGCCCGGCATGGACGGGATCGAGGCGACGGGCGCGATCGTGGCCGCGGGCGGGTCCGCCCGGGTGCTCATCCTCACCACGTTCGACGTGGACCAGTACGTGCACGACGGGCTGCGGGCCGGGGCCAGCGGGTTCCTGCTCAAGGACGTGCCCGCGGGCGACCTGGTGGCCGCGATCCGCACCGTGGCGGCCGGGGAGTCGGTGCTGGCGCCCACGGCCACCCGCCGCCTGATCGAGGCGCTGGTGCCGCTGCTGCCCTCCCCCGGGGCGTCCGACCGGGCCACCGCGCTGATGGAGGTGCTCACCGGGCGCGAGCGGGAGGTGTTCGGGCTGCTCGCCGCCGGGCGCTCCAACCGAGAGATCGCCGAGGCCCTGCACCTGTCCGAGGGCACGGTCAAGATCCACGTGGGGCGCGTGCTGGCCAAGCTCGAGCTGCGCGACCGGGTGCAGGCGGTGGTGCTGGGCTACGAGTCCGGCGTCGTCGCCCCCGGTTCCTGAGTGCGCCCTCGGGAACGGCAGGGCGCCGCGGTGTCGGTCCTCCCGGGTGAACCGACGGGGGCCGGCCGGGTTCGGTGCGTTGCGCGGTTCACGATGGATGATGTCCTGATGGACGGCACCCGCATCGACCGAGAGGTGCGGTCGTTGAGCGAGCTGGCCATCGGGGTGTTGAGCCTGGATGGTCGCTGGGTCCGGGTCGACGACCGGTTGTCGAGTGCCCTGGGCCGACCGCGGGAGTGGTTGTTGACCAACCCGGCGACCGCGGTGGTGCAGCCCGGGGACCGGGCCACGGCCGAGGCCGAGCTGGGCATGGTCCTGACGGGGGTGGCGGGGGACCGCAGCTGGGAGGCCAGGTGGGTCACCGCCGAGGGGTCGGTGCGTCGGGGCATGGTGACGGTGGCCCTGGTGCGCGACGGACAGGGTGTGCCGTCGCACGCGGTGGTGGTGCTGGCGGACGTGGATCGACGCGTCCGCGTCGTGACCGAGCTCGTCAACGCCGCCTCCCGGGACGACCTGACCGGCCTGCTCAACCGCGCCGGGGGCTACGCCGGGGTGCGGTCGTGGCTCGAGCAGCACCGGGCGGTGGGAGTGGTGTTCTGCGACCTCGACCGGTTCAAGGTGATCAACGACGCGCTGGGTCACCAGGTGGGCGACGAGGTGTTGGCGGCGGTGGCGGGGCGCCTGGCGGGTGCGGCGCCGCCCGGGGCGCTGGTGGCCCGGGTGGGTGGCGACGAGTTCCTCGTCGCGGTGCGCGACTGTGCCGACGACGGAGTGCTTCTCGCGGCCGCGACGCGGTTGTGCGAGGTGTTCACCGATCCGGTCAGCTGCGCCGGTCACCTGCTCGCGGTGGGGGTCTCGGCCGGCGCAGTGCTGGCGGCTCCCGGTGCGGACGTAGTCATGGCGGTGCGCGACGCCGATGTCGCGATGTACGTCGCCAAGCGCGGGCGGGGTGCTCGTGTCGTCCTCTACACCGACGCCATGGGGGCGGGGGCGCGACGGCGCCTGCAGGTGGAGACCGCGCTCCGGCAAGCGCTGGCGGCCCACCGCATCACGGTCGTCTACCAGCCGATGGT contains these protein-coding regions:
- a CDS encoding ABC transporter permease subunit produces the protein MSNGTITSPPTGTAARTAGSLKVTQTRVLRSEWTKFRSLRSTIITLLVAVVLTIGLGALFSAVTASQFGKFRPAEQASFNAVATSLGGITFSQLAVGVLGVLLVTGEYSTGMIRASLTAVPRRLPVLWAKLAVFAAVVLVVSLVASFVSFYLGQSLLSSKGLDASISDPGSLRSVIGSALYVTVAGMIGVALGTLLRNTAAGISTFVGLFFVVPPLTMLLPSSWTSSFVQYLPSNAGGALFGDVRGVANPLSPWTGFAVLCVWAVVLVGGAAYRMRKADA
- a CDS encoding alkaline phosphatase family protein — translated: MTPRPLDLPCPAYGSHSLADLGPAVLAGLGVPGERAGLGLHDLRRVVVLLVDGMGSEQLREHSELAPFLSSLAGAPLTACFPTTTVTSISSWGTGLTPGQHGLPGYTSWLPEADAVVGWLAWSTVGGRDPDGVSVAGRDLRRELPPEDVQPATTIFERAAADGIAVTQCAPAAFLGSGLTRAVLRGAEFPGAVGGGDVLAQAGEAVRRGDRSLVYCYTSELDTVGHVRGPGSEAWCEQLRLVDGLARRLAEILPPEATLLVTADHGMVRVAEESKVDLDTTPGLLDGVLAVAGEPRVRHLRVRGGADRDVVDTWRGVLGARAWVGTGDDAVGAGLFGPSVTAAARSRIGDVLAIALDDLAVVSATKHPREAALVGHHGALTPAELDIPLLRT
- a CDS encoding NAD(P)H-binding protein translates to MRTLVTGSTGYVGSRLVAALLGAGHEVLATARRPERLTDFDFAGSATCTDLDVDDAASCARALSEHGRVDVAYYLVHAIGEDGYARTDADRARRFAGAARAAGVGRVVYLGGLVPPGEELSEHLRSRAEVGEVLTEHGPDLVWLRAAVVLGAGSASYEITRYMGDWLPVVPLPPWMDTLVQPVAVDDVLRYLLAAVDLPPGSYDLGGPERLPYAELVRRYVRTAGLRRVMLPTPPVPTRLASWVVARLTPLPPDMVADLVLSLTNTMVADTGAITTLVPGELTGIDDALARARVGSHAPRNRLPGVCAAPDPLQLCRTDAPWSHRR
- a CDS encoding ABC transporter ATP-binding protein, translated to MIEVENLSKRYGDKLAVDGLDFTVQPGIVTGFLGPNGAGKSTTMRMIAGLDEPTSGRVRLNGQDYRASAAPMAELGILLEAQAVHTGRSARNHLLALAQTNGIGARRVDEVLDMVGLREVGAKRVGGFSLGMGQRLGVASALLGDPRVVVLDEPVNGLDPEGVLWIRTLLRALADEGRTVFVSSHLMSEMAQTAARLVVVGRGRLIADTTVDEFVARASGGAVTVRTPEAATLRELLLGPDVTVTSEVSDVLLVHGLTAEQIGTAAWQAHLPVFELSAQQASLEEAFMQLTQDAVEYRSSDEKKVAA
- a CDS encoding NUDIX hydrolase, producing the protein MTVPGAAMRSTMAEHLAAFRPVPVELDGRRPASVAVCVLIAADVPSVLITRRAPRMRAHAGQWALPGGRREPGETAPQAALRELEEETGVRLGPESVLGLLDDYPTRSGYVMSPVVVWGGVTDGVFAAQEAEVAGVHVVPVADLDVPPRMLTIPESESPVIQLPLLGGMLHAPTAAVVHQFCEVALHGRSTRVAHLEQPVFAWR
- a CDS encoding PaaI family thioesterase; this encodes MPDLSLDAASPFLAAAGLRLDEVSGTRVTGHLDLGPEHHTPWGVVHGGIYTTAVESAASIGASLAVAENGQFAVGVNNSTDFLRATTGGRAEVVAQPLQQGRVQQLWLVTVTDDQGRTLARGQVRLQNVKQPARG